ATCAAAAAGATCCTGTAAGTTTAACAAAAAATTCATCTGACCGTGTTGTTCGTGGGGCTTCGTTTAACGACTACTGGCGATACTTGCGTGTTGGGTTTCGTAGCCTCAGCTTCGATAATTTCAGGAACGATAAGCTCGGATTTCGCCCCCAATACATTAAGATTTGACAATTTTACTTTTTTAAAATTTATAAATTTTAAAAATTTTTTACATTTTTCCAAATGTTAAATTCTTATGAATCCGAATACTCAACCCGTTGTTATTCTTACGAAGTGGTACGACTTTGTGTTTTGGATGACACAGAAGGTGCAGCATTACCCTAAGTCCTATAAATATACGCTGGGAGACCGGATTCAAACGCAAATGTTAGACATCTTGGAAATGTTTGTTGTTGCCCAATACAATAAGGAACAACGAAAACAAACCCTACGACACATCAATATTGCGATCGAAAGACTGCGATATTTAATTAGGTTGTCAAAAGACCTTCATTGTTTATCAATGGCACACTATGAGTTTGCCGCAAAGCAAATGTTGGAATTAGGAAAAATGGTTGGAGGTTGGGAAAAGCAATATGCCACGACAATTTAGCAATTTGTATCCTGATATATGTACTTTTGAAAATCTATGGAAAGCGTTTCGTTATGCTCGGCGTGGGAAG
The nucleotide sequence above comes from Rhodothermia bacterium. Encoded proteins:
- the avd gene encoding diversity-generating retroelement protein Avd, translating into MNPNTQPVVILTKWYDFVFWMTQKVQHYPKSYKYTLGDRIQTQMLDILEMFVVAQYNKEQRKQTLRHINIAIERLRYLIRLSKDLHCLSMAHYEFAAKQMLELGKMVGGWEKQYATTI